The sequence TTGTCATTAAGGCAATTCCCGACATCGGCTATCTCCATACGGGCATGGAGAAGCTCTTTGAATACAAGAAATACCAGCAGGGCATCGTCATCACCGATCGGATGGATTATCTCAATCCGCTCGGCAACAACCTCGCGTATGTGATGGCGGCGGAGAAGCTGCTTGGGTTGGAAATTCCCGAGCGCGCCCAGATCGTCCGCGTCCTGATGTGCGAATTGCAGCGAATCGCATCGCACATGGTCTGGTTCGGAACGTCGTGCCTCGACATGGGGGCGATGACGCCGTTCTGGTTCACCTTCAAGGAACGCGAGAAGATCCTCAACCTCATCGAATCGGCCTCCGGCGGCCGGATGACGCCGAGCTATTTTCGCATCGGCGGCCTGATGATGGATCTGCCGGCGGGATTTGAGAACCGCGTTAAGCAGTTTCTCGAGAACTTTCCGGATGCGCTCAATACATTTGACACGCTGATCACGGGCAACCCGATCTGGCAGAACAGAACAATGGGCATCGGCGTCATATCGAAGGAAGATGCCATCGACTGGGGCCTGACCGGTCCGTGCCTGCGCGGCAGCGGAGTCGATCTTGACCTAAGGAGAGACGATCCTTACACGGGCTACGAGACATACGATTTTGAGGTCCCGACCGAGCCCGACGGCGATGTGTGGTCGCGGTTCAAGGTCCGAATGCGCGAATTGGTCGAATCCTACAAGATCGTTCGTCAGGCGCTCGAACGGCTCAAGCCCGGCCCGATCAAGGCCGACGCGCCAAAGGTAGTCCTGCCCGACCGCGACGATATGCGCAAGCATATGGACTCGCTAATTCACCACTTCCTGATCGTCGCCGAGGGCTTTAACGTCCCGCCGGGCGAGGTTTACCACGCCATCGAGGCGTCAAAAGGCGAGCTTGGCGTTTATATGAGATCCAACGGCGGCCCGAAACCGGAACGCGTCCACTTCCGCGGCCCGTCATTCGTGAATCTATCCGCGCTGCCCGTAATGAGCGAGGGCGAGATGATCGCGGATGTGGTGGCTATTATTGGGAGTTTGGATATTGTGTTGGGAGAGATAGACCGGTAGTAATGGTGAATGGTGAGGTGTGAATGGTGAATGAGCGAAAGCGTTTTGAGTACGAAGTCATATGCCTTTGCTCTTAGGATAATTAAGTTGTATCGATTCATGGCCGATGAACACCATGAGTATGTTCTTTCTAAACAGATTCTGCGATCCGGAACTTCGATCGGCGCAAATATTGAAGAATCGGTACATGCTCAATCGAAGATCGACTTTATTCACAAACTATCGATCGCGCAGAAGGAGGCGAACGAGACGAACTATTGGCTTAGACTGCTGAAGGATGCTGAATACATCGATGGGAAACTAGCAGAATCGTTTTTGAGTGATTGCGAAGAGATCCAGCGGTTGTTAACCGCATCGATCAAAACCGCGAAATCAAATCTGAAAAAGGCAGCAGGAAAATGAATTTGAATTTGAATGTGTAAGGTGATTTCGATTCATCATTCACCACTCACCATTCACCGTTAGTCAAGATGGCAGCAGCAACACCTACAAGTTACACCGACAAGATCGTCGTCTCTGACGAGGTGGCGGAGTTTTCGCCTGAGGTCATTGAGGAGATGAAGGCACATGTCGCGAAGTATCCGGCCGATCGGTCGCGCTCCGCGTTGATACCGCTGCTGTTTGTCGTGCAGCGTGAGCGTGGCGGGTGGCTGGATAATCCGGGCGTGAATTTTTTGGCGAAGTTTTTGGACCTTGAGGTGACCGACGTTTGGGAAACGGCGACGTTCTACTCGATGTTCAATCTCCGACCCATCGGCCGTCATCACATCCAGATCTGCAAGACGCTGTCGTGCAAGATAATGGGCGAGCCCGACATCACCGATCACATCTGTTCGAAGCTCGGCATCAAGCCCGGCGAGACGACCGATGACGGTAAATTCACCGTCACGATGGTCGAATGCCTCGGCAGCTGCGGCACCGCACCGATGATGCAGATCGGGTTTGATTACTACGAGGATCTGACGTTAGAGAAGGTGGATAAGATCCTCTCGGATTGTAAGTAGATGGAGATCAAAGCACTAGGCTGCGAGCCGCTATCATTGCGACGAGTGTTCATCAAGGATGGGCACACGCTCGACGTGTATCGCAAAGACGGCGGGTACAAGTCGCTTAAAAAGGCGATGACGATGACGCAGGACGCGATCATTCAGGAAGTGAAGGACTCCGCGCTTCGCGGCCGCGGCGGTGCGGGTTTTCCGACGGGTATGAAGTGGTCGTTTGTGCCGCGTGACAATCCGAAGCCAAAATACATTGTCTGCAACGCCGACGAGTCCGAGCCGGGCAGCTTCAAAGACCGCTATCTGATGGAGTACGACCCGCATGCCCTGATCGAGGGCATGCTCATCGCGGGCTTCGCCCTCGGCTCGAACACAGGCTACATTTACGGCCGCGGCGAGTATCGTTACTTGCTCGACATCATGGATGTCGCGATCAAGGAAGCTCGCGAAGCAGGCATCCTTGGCGAAAAGGTTCTCGGCAACAAGGATTTCTCATTTGATCTGCACACGCACACTGGCGCCGGAGCATATATCTGCGGCGAAGAGACGGCGCTATTGTCCAGCCTCGAGGGTTTTCGCGGTCATCCGCGAATGAAGCCGCCGTTTCCTGCGATCGAGGGCCTGTATGCGTCTCCGACGATCGTCAATAATGTCGAGACGCTTACGAGCATTCCGCAGATCATCGAGATGGGCGGCATTAAGTGGCGTGATCTTGGCACAGAAAAATCGGGCGGCACAAAGCTATGGTCGATCAGCGGCCACGTTAAGAAGCCCGGCGTCTACGAGCTGCCGATGGGCTACGCCGACATGGAAAAGTTCATCATGAAGGACTGCGGCGGGATGCTTCGCAAGGACAAGGATCTCAAGGCCGTAATTCCTGGCGGCTCAAGCGTTTACATAATGAACGCCGGGCAGATCATCGGACAAAACGTGACGCTCGATTACGAGGGCCTCGTCGCGGCCGGCTCGATGCTCGGCACGGGCGGGATGATGGTGATGGATGAGACGGTCGATATCATGGAATCGACCAAGAACCTCACCGAATTCTACAAACACGAATCGTGCGGATGGTGTACGCCGTGCCGCGAAGGGACCGACTGGCTCGTCAAGATATTCAACCGCATCTCGACGGGTGAAGGCCGTCCTGAGGATGCTCAACTGTTGCTAGATATTTGTGACAACATGGAGGGCAAGTCGTTCTGTCCGCTTGCTGATGCCGCCGCGTGGCCGATACAATCGGCGATCCGGCAGTTTCCAGGTGATTTTAAGAAATGGCTCTTTGACAACGTGAGCTCGAACGGCGTCAAGCCAAACGTTCAATAGTGGGACTCGGCCTTAAAAGCTCAGCCTTTTGTGCGTTGCGGATCGCAGCGGTGGGGTTCGCGCTGAGCTTTTCGCTATGGGCCCAGGGCAAAGCTCCCGTGATCCTTATTCCCGGCCTGACGGGATCGGAGCTGATCGATAAACAAACGGGCGAGCGTATCTGGATCAGGGCCTTTAAGTCAAAGAACGAGGACCTGCGCCTCCCGCTAAACCGCGACCCTGAGAAGGTCGCCGACGGCCTGATACCGGGCGACATTATTCGCTCGGTCAAGGTCGGCCCGTTTCAGGTCGCTGATTTTTACGGCAACTTTATCAAGGCGATGGCGGTCAATGGCGGCTATCGCGAAGAGAGATGGGACGCGCCGTCGGCTGAGGGCTTTGAAGATTCGCTATACGTCTTTCCATACGATTGGCGGCTGGACATTGTGACCAACGCCCGGCGTTTGGTCGAGGATGTCGAGGATCTGAAACACCGGCTCGGCAAGCCACGGCTCAAATTCAATATCGTTGCCCATTCGATGGGTGGGCTGCTTGCGAGATATGCGGCCATGTATGGCGACGCCGACCTGCCGTCGGGCAGCAAGAAGCATGTGCCGACGTGGGCCGGAGCAAAGCACTTTGACAAGATAATTCTGCTCGCGACGCCGAATGAGGGAACGGTCTCGGCTCTCGAGGGCTTTATGCACGGATATTCCATCGCGGGCCTGCGATTCGACGTTCCGTTCGTTCAGGACACCTCGCGGTTTACGATCTTTTCATGCCCGTCAGCCTTTCAGTTGCTGCCGGCACCCGGAACCGTCCGCGTTCTTGATGAGAAACTGGAGCCGATTGACGTCGATATCTATGATCCAAAGGTTTGGTCCAAATACGGTTGGAACCCGATGACCGACCCGGATTTCCTGTCGCAATTCGGTGCGGCCGAGCGAAAGATCGCACCGGCCTACTTTGAGGCCGCTCTCGCCCGTGCCAAGGCACTGCACAAGGCACTTGCGGCGGCCGCCGACAAACCCGGCCCGGTCACATTCTATGCCATCGGCTCTGACTGCAAAACAGCACTCGATGCCATAGTGCTTTACCGGGACGAAAAGGGCGATAAATGGAAGACGCTCTTTTCGCCCAAGGGGTTTACCCGAGCGGATGGGCAAAAGGTGACGGACAAGGAGTTGAGACCGGCAATGCTGTCCTCGGGTGACGGGACGGTGACGCTCCGGTCGTTCGAGGCTTCGACCGAGGCACGGCTTATGGGCGCCAGATCTGTCACGCTCGCCAAGGACACGATCCTAGTCTGCGAGAGCCACAGCAAGCTCGCGGCGAATGCCAAAGTTCAGGACCGGATCATTGCCTGGCTTGCGGCTGCAGGTTCGGATGATGACGAAGACAGGCTCGGAAAGAGCCATATGTAGTTAGGAGAAAGTAATGTTGTATGGGAAAAGGTGATATGAGAACGCGGCGCGGCAAGATCTTTGCCGGAAGCCACGGAAAGACGCGGCCGAAGTATAAACGTCCGGCATTCATCGCGAGCGCGCCAAAGGCGGCTCCGGCTGAAAAACCGGTGAAGAAGAGGACCGCTAAACGCATCCCGGCTGCGAACCCCGTTGCCGAGGTCGCTGTCGAGCCGGTGGAAGTCCCGGTGGAGACGACCGAGGCCGTGATCGAGGCTCCGGCAGAAGCAAACGTTCCCGCTGATAGCGCGGAGGTTGACGGGGCGGCAGACGAAGCGGCTGATGCTGCAACCGCCGATGCGGGCGAAGCAGAGGCGACCGATGCCACCGCCGAAGCCGGAACTGCCGAAGCAGCATAGGCCGCAGCAGACGAATGTCAGAACAGATCAAAGTAACCATCAACGAGCAGGCCTTCGAGGTTGATAAAGGCGCGCGCCTGATCGACGTGTGTCGCGAAAAGGGCTTCGGCGTCCCGTCGTTCTGTTATTACAAGGACCTCGAACTTCAGGCATCGTGCCGGATGTGTCTTGTGCGCATAGACAAGATGCCAAAGCTGCAGGCGTCGTGCACGATCAACTGTACTGATGGCATGGTCGTGACGACGAACAGCGAAGAGGTCGAAAAGGCCCAACGGGCGATGGGCGAATTCCTTCTTGCCAATCATCCGCTCGACTGCCCGGTATGCGACCGCGGCGGCGAGTGCGAATTGCAGGAGGTTGTCTTTGATTGGGGCGATCTGGAACAGCGGTTCACAGAGAACAAGAATGTCGCCCCGGAAAAGTATCTCTCGCCGGTGATAGCGAACGATCCTCAGCGGTGCATCCTATGCAAACGCTGTACTCGCGTGTGTTCGGAATGGATGGGCGAGGACGCCATCGAGGCTGGCAATCGCGGCGTCAATACCGTGATCGGTACGTATGGCGGATGGCTCAATTGTTCGCAGTGCGGCAACTGTGTCGAGGTGTGTCCGACGGGTACGCTGCTTGACGGCGTCTATCGCCACGAAACGCGGCCGTGGGAACTAGACCAGACCATCTCAACTGACGTTTACGGTTCGGATGGAATGCAGATATCCATAGGCTCGCGGGGCGGGCGCGTGCACCGCGTCGTCGCGCGCGACCGTTACGTCAACGGCCTGAACGGCGAATTTCTCGACGTAAAGGCGCGTTTCGGGCATGAATTCATCGATCATCCGGACCGCATCAAAACGCCGATGGTCCGCTATTCTAAAGGCGGCAAACTGATCCCGACAACGTGGGATGAAGCGGTGAAATTTGCGGCGGACGGCCTGAAGAAGGCTGGCTCCTCGGTCGGCGTCGTAGCCAGTCCGAGATTGACGAATGAGTCGGTTTTCACGCTCAAGAAATTTGCCGATGCGGCGAGTTCCGGCAATTTCGCCGTCGCGGACACGCACGATGTCTCGCCCATCTTTGACAACCTCAGCGTTCCGCTCTGCACGCATAGTGAGATCCGCAACGCGGCAACGATCCTGCTCATCGGCGGCGAGCCTGAGGAGGAACAGACCTTTACAGCCAAGCAGATACGGCAGGCGGTACAAAATGGCGGGGCAAGATTGATCTGCATCAATGACACTCCAATCAACCTCGTCAGGCAGACCGGAGCGATGTTCGTGCATACGTCTCCGGGCACGACCGGTGCCTTTGCCCTTTGTGTCGAGGACCCAAAGGCTGACGGCTTTGTTGCCGAGAAAGTGGGCATCCAGGCCGGTGAGATCGACGCGGTCCGCAAGGCCATCGCCGAGACACAGGGCGACCTGATCGTGATGTTCGGTGGAGATCTATCTGCAAACGCTCAGGCGATACTTGCCGCCGCGGCCGCAAAGCTCGGCGGCGAGGGCCGCCGCGTGCTGCTCCATCCTCTGGCCAGACATAATAATTCCGTCGGTGCGCACGACATGATGGCGGGACGCAAGCCGCTCGCTGACGTGCTGAAGACTTCAAAGGCCCTGCTGATCGGCGGCAGCCTGCCGGACGCAAGTGTGCTGCCGGGCAAAGACTCCATCGTTGTTCAGGAATTATTCCTGACCGAGACGGCGGAACATGCCGACGTCGTTTTTCCTGCGGCGAGCTTTGCAGAAGTTGACGGAACTTATACAAACAACGCGGGCAATGTCCAGCGTGTCCGCAAGGCCATCGAGCCGCTGAATCAGTCGAAGCCGGATTGGATGGTCACGGCACTGATAGCCCGCGAGATGGGCGCGCGAAATAGTGCCGGAGTTTTCCGCGTCGGCGATCTTCAGAAACATCGCGGACGCCGTTCCGGCCTATGAAGGACTGCGTTATCCGGCGCTCAAGGACGAATCGGATCCGGTTAAGGCGAAACACGCGTTGGCGAAGAAAACGAGTGTGGCCGAGAATATCGACGCCCTAAAGGCCGAGATCGAGGCCGTCCAGCCGAGCCATCGCATAACGGCCGCACCGCGGATCGGGCACAAGTTGCATCGGCTGACAACGATGACGAGCAAGACGCCGCAGTTTCACCTGTTGGCGCACGGCAATCCAAAGCCTGAGAACCTGCTCGTATCGCCACTGGTGCAGTTTGACCTCGATGGCAATCCTCGCGAGCAGGCGGCGGTCGTGGGCGCCGGCGACAGGAGCAATCCGTCAGGAAGATAGAGAAGTAGCTGATAGCTTTAATGGAACAGATCATCAAAACCGCATTTCCTTATGCCGTTGTAGGCGCGGGCGTGCTTATTGGCTTTCAGATCGTGCTGATGATCGTCGCCTACACCGTGCTCGGCGAGCGAAAGATCCTCGGCTGGATGCAGGGCCGTGTGGGCCCTAATCGAGTGGGCCCGTGGGGCCTGCTGCAGCCGTTTGCTGACCTGCTCAAGTTTATCTTTAAAGAAGATTTAGTCCCAGATAAATCGACGAAGTTCGTTTATTTTCTCGCTCCGCTGGTCGCACTGACATGTGCGCT is a genomic window of Chloracidobacterium sp. containing:
- the nuoD gene encoding NADH dehydrogenase (quinone) subunit D, producing MATAVENIRSTEVLDTALESQMTLSMGPQHPSTHGVLRLDLRLDGELVIKAIPDIGYLHTGMEKLFEYKKYQQGIVITDRMDYLNPLGNNLAYVMAAEKLLGLEIPERAQIVRVLMCELQRIASHMVWFGTSCLDMGAMTPFWFTFKEREKILNLIESASGGRMTPSYFRIGGLMMDLPAGFENRVKQFLENFPDALNTFDTLITGNPIWQNRTMGIGVISKEDAIDWGLTGPCLRGSGVDLDLRRDDPYTGYETYDFEVPTEPDGDVWSRFKVRMRELVESYKIVRQALERLKPGPIKADAPKVVLPDRDDMRKHMDSLIHHFLIVAEGFNVPPGEVYHAIEASKGELGVYMRSNGGPKPERVHFRGPSFVNLSALPVMSEGEMIADVVAIIGSLDIVLGEIDR
- a CDS encoding four helix bundle protein: MSESVLSTKSYAFALRIIKLYRFMADEHHEYVLSKQILRSGTSIGANIEESVHAQSKIDFIHKLSIAQKEANETNYWLRLLKDAEYIDGKLAESFLSDCEEIQRLLTASIKTAKSNLKKAAGK
- a CDS encoding NAD(P)H-dependent oxidoreductase subunit E; protein product: MKAHVAKYPADRSRSALIPLLFVVQRERGGWLDNPGVNFLAKFLDLEVTDVWETATFYSMFNLRPIGRHHIQICKTLSCKIMGEPDITDHICSKLGIKPGETTDDGKFTVTMVECLGSCGTAPMMQIGFDYYEDLTLEKVDKILSDCK
- the nuoF gene encoding NADH-quinone oxidoreductase subunit NuoF; protein product: MEIKALGCEPLSLRRVFIKDGHTLDVYRKDGGYKSLKKAMTMTQDAIIQEVKDSALRGRGGAGFPTGMKWSFVPRDNPKPKYIVCNADESEPGSFKDRYLMEYDPHALIEGMLIAGFALGSNTGYIYGRGEYRYLLDIMDVAIKEAREAGILGEKVLGNKDFSFDLHTHTGAGAYICGEETALLSSLEGFRGHPRMKPPFPAIEGLYASPTIVNNVETLTSIPQIIEMGGIKWRDLGTEKSGGTKLWSISGHVKKPGVYELPMGYADMEKFIMKDCGGMLRKDKDLKAVIPGGSSVYIMNAGQIIGQNVTLDYEGLVAAGSMLGTGGMMVMDETVDIMESTKNLTEFYKHESCGWCTPCREGTDWLVKIFNRISTGEGRPEDAQLLLDICDNMEGKSFCPLADAAAWPIQSAIRQFPGDFKKWLFDNVSSNGVKPNVQ
- a CDS encoding 30S ribosomal protein THX; amino-acid sequence: MGKGDMRTRRGKIFAGSHGKTRPKYKRPAFIASAPKAAPAEKPVKKRTAKRIPAANPVAEVAVEPVEVPVETTEAVIEAPAEANVPADSAEVDGAADEAADAATADAGEAEATDATAEAGTAEAA
- a CDS encoding molybdopterin-dependent oxidoreductase; this encodes MSEQIKVTINEQAFEVDKGARLIDVCREKGFGVPSFCYYKDLELQASCRMCLVRIDKMPKLQASCTINCTDGMVVTTNSEEVEKAQRAMGEFLLANHPLDCPVCDRGGECELQEVVFDWGDLEQRFTENKNVAPEKYLSPVIANDPQRCILCKRCTRVCSEWMGEDAIEAGNRGVNTVIGTYGGWLNCSQCGNCVEVCPTGTLLDGVYRHETRPWELDQTISTDVYGSDGMQISIGSRGGRVHRVVARDRYVNGLNGEFLDVKARFGHEFIDHPDRIKTPMVRYSKGGKLIPTTWDEAVKFAADGLKKAGSSVGVVASPRLTNESVFTLKKFADAASSGNFAVADTHDVSPIFDNLSVPLCTHSEIRNAATILLIGGEPEEEQTFTAKQIRQAVQNGGARLICINDTPINLVRQTGAMFVHTSPGTTGAFALCVEDPKADGFVAEKVGIQAGEIDAVRKAIAETQGDLIVMFGGDLSANAQAILAAAAAKLGGEGRRVLLHPLARHNNSVGAHDMMAGRKPLADVLKTSKALLIGGSLPDASVLPGKDSIVVQELFLTETAEHADVVFPAASFAEVDGTYTNNAGNVQRVRKAIEPLNQSKPDWMVTALIAREMGARNSAGVFRVGDLQKHRGRRSGL